Proteins co-encoded in one Lynx canadensis isolate LIC74 chromosome C1, mLynCan4.pri.v2, whole genome shotgun sequence genomic window:
- the RFX5 gene encoding DNA-binding protein RFX5 yields MAEDEPDAKSPKTGGRPPSGSAEAGEPTTLLQRLRGTISKAVQNKVEGILQDVQKFSDNDKLYLYLQLPSGPSTGDKSSEPSTLSNEEYMYAYRWIRNHLEEHTDTCLPKQSVYDAYRKYCESLACCRPLSTANFGKIIREIFPDIKARRLGGRGQSKYCYSGIRRKTLVSMPPLPGLDLKGSESPEMGPEVTPAPRDELVEAACALTCDWAERILKRSFSSIVEVARFLLQQHLISARSAPAHVLKAVGLADDDEHAPRERSSKSKNGVESLEGGAHKKPERPAQPPKEPEPRAGAGPPARGERKKSVVESPAPAASNPQVNALVARLPLLLPRAPRSLIPPLQVSPPILAPKLSSGPLKVALPSRAGGPQAAVPIINMILPAVPALPGPGPGPGPGPGQALPGVLAQPRGTENREVGIGGDPGPHDKGVKRSAEVPVSEAIGQDPPAKAAKQDIEDTGSDAKRKRGRPRKKSGGSRERNSTPDKSAAAVDSAQPCRLPRETWASAGESNSARGSGRPGPVGGAEKGMVLARDQEDGVVSRGGKGPSSRHAKEAEDKIPPVTSKVSVIKGSRSQKEALPKGEVDTAAQGNKDLKGHVLQNSLSHEGKDPQATPP; encoded by the exons ATGGCAGAAGATGAACCCGACGCTAAGAGCCCCAAGACTGGGGGACGGCCCCCCTCAGGTAGTGCTGAGGCGGGAGAACCCACCACCCTTCTTCAGAGGCTCCGAGGTACCATTTC CAAGGCCGTGCAGAACAAAGTCGAGGGGATCCTG CAAGATGTACAGAAATTCTCAGACAACGACAAGCTGTATCTCTACCTTCAGCTCCCCTCAGGACCCAGTACTGGAGACAAAAG CTCAGAGCCAAGTACACTTAGCAATGAGGAGTACATGTATGCCTATCGATGGATCCGCAACCATCTAGAAGAGCATACTGACACCTGTTTGCCAAAGCAAAGTGTTTATGATGCCTATCG GAAGTACTGTGAGAGTCTTGCCTGTTGCCGCCCACTCAGCACCGCCAACTTTGGCAAAATCATCAGAGAGATCTTCCCTGACATCAAGGCCCGAAGGCTTGGTGGCCGAGGCCAGTCCAA ATATTGCTACAGTGGCATACGAAGGAAGACCTTGGTGTCTATGCCACCCTTACCTGGACTTGACCTGAAGGGCTCTGAGAGT CCAGAAATGGGCCCAGAAGTAACCCCAGCACCCCGGGACGAACTGGTTGAGGCAGCCTGCGCTCTGACCTGTGACTGGGCAGAACGAATCCTGAAACGATCCTTCAGTTCCATCGTTGAAGTCGCCCGCTTCCTCCTGCAGCAGCACCTCATCTCTGCCCGGTCTGCCCCTGCCCACGTACTCAAGGCAGTGGGGCTCGCTG ACGACGATGAACATGCCCCTCGGGAGCGGTCCTCTAAATCCAAGAATGGTGTTGAGAGCCTAGAGGGTGGAGCCCATAAGAAACCAGAGAGACCAGCCCAG CCACCTAAGGAGCCGGAACCCCGGGCTGGGGCTGGCCCTCCTGCACGTGGAGAGCGGAAGAAGAGTGTAGTGGAGAGCCCAGCCCCAGCAGCCAGTAACCCACAGGTTAATGCCCTGGTGGCCCGGctgcctctgctccttccccgggCCCCTCGCTCACTTATTCCACCACTCCAAGTCTCTCCCCCCATCCTGGCCCCCAAGCTTTCTTCAGGCCCTCTGAAAGTGGCTCTGCCCAGTAGGGCTGGGGGACCCCAGGCAGCTGTGCCCATCATTAACATGATCTTACCAGCTGTTCCTGCTTTGCCTGgacctgggcctgggcctgggcctgggcctgggcaaGCCCTACCTGGGGTGCTCGCTCAGCCACGAGGCACAGAGAACAGGGAGGTAGGCATAGGTGGTGACCCAGGACCCCATGACAAAGGTGTCAAGAGATCAGCAGAAGTACCTGTGAGTGAGGCCATTGGGCAGGATCCACCAGCTAAAGCAGCAAAGCAGGATATAGAGGATACAGGAAGTGATGCCAAAAGAAAACGGGGGCGCCCTCGAAAAAAATCAGGTGGAAGTAGGGAAAGGAACTCTACCCCTGACAAGTCAGCAGCTGCCGTGGACTCTGCCCAGCCCTGCCGGTTACCACGGGAGACATGGGCCTCTGCAGGGGAGAGCAACTCTGCCAGAGGGTCAGGGAGACCAGGGCcagtgggaggggctgagaaggGGATGGTGCTTGCCCGGGATCAGGAAGATGGTGTTgtttccagaggaggaaagggcCCCAGTTCCCGGCATGCCAAAGAAGCAGAAGATAAAATTCCTCCGGTCACCTCAAAAGTGAGTGTCATCAAGGGCAGTAGAAGCCAAAAGGAGGCTCTTCCAAAGGGAGAGGTAGACACCGCAGCACAGGGTAATAAAGACTTAAAAGGGCACGTGCTTCAGAATTCCTTATCCCATGAAGGGAAAGACCCCCAAGCAACACCCCCTTGA
- the SELENBP1 gene encoding methanethiol oxidase isoform X1 encodes MATKCEKCGPGYPTPLEAMKGPREEIIYLPCIYRNTGIEAPDYLATVDVDPKSPHYCQVIHRLPMPNLKDELHHSGWNTCSSCFGDSTKSRTKLMLPCLMSSRIYVVDVGSEPRAPKLHKVIEAEDIHAKCDLGYVHTSHCLASGEVMVSSLGDPKGNGKGGFVLLDGETFEVKGTWERPGGAAPMGYDFWYQPRHNVMISSEWAAPNVFRDGFNPADVEAGLYGSHLHVWDWQRHEIVQTLPLQDGLIPLEVRFLHNPDAAQGFVGCALSSTIQRFYKNQGGTWSVEKVIQVPPKKVKGWMLPEMPGLITDILLSLDDRFLYFSNWLHGDLRQYDISDPQRPRLTGQLFLGGSIVKGGPVQVLEDQELKSQPEPLVVKGKRVPGGPQMIQLSLDGKRLYVTTSLYSAWDKQFYPDLIREGSVMLQIDVDTVKGGLKLNPNFLVDFGKEPLGPALAHELRYPGGDCSSDIWV; translated from the exons ATGG CTACAAAGTGTGAGAAGTGTGGACCGGGCTACCCTACCCCTCTGGAGGCCATGAAAG GACCCAGGGAAGAGATTATCTACCTGCCCTGTATTTACCGAAACACAGGCATTGAGGCCCCGGATTATTTGGCCACCGTGGACGTTGACCCCAAGTCTCCCCACTATTGCCAG GTCATCCACCGGCTGCCCATGCCCAACCTGAAGGACGAACTGCATCACTCAGGATGGAACACCTGCAGCAGCTGCTTCGGGGACAGCACCAAGTCCCGCACCAAGCTGATGCTGCCCTGTCTCATGTCCTCCCGCATCTATGTGGTGGATGTGGGCTCCGAGCCCCGTGCCCCAAAGCTACACAAG GTCATTGAGGCTGAAGACATCCATGCCAAGTGTGACCTGGGCTACGTCCATACCAGCCACTGCCTGGCTAGCGGGGAGGTGATGGTCAGCTCCCTGGGAGACCCCAAGGGCAATGGCAAAG GGGGTTTCGTGCTGCTGGATGGAGAGACATTCGAGGTGAAGGGAACATGGGAACGGCCTGGGGGCGCTGCACCCATGGGCTATGACTTCTGGTACCAGCCTCGACACAATGTCATGATCAGCAGTGAATGGGCGGCTCCCAATGTCTTTCGAGATGGCTTCAACCCCGCTGATGTAGAGGCAG GGCTGTATGGAAGCCATTTACACGTGTGGGACTGGCAGCGCCATGAGATCGTGCAGACCCTGCCCCTGCAGGACGGGCTCATCCCCCTGGAGGTCCGCTTCCTGCACAACCCAGATGCGGCCCAGGGCTTCGTGGGCTGTGCCCTCAGCTCCACCATCCAGCGCTTCTACAAGAATCAG GGAGGTACTTGGTCAGTGGAGAaggtcatccaggtgccccccaagaaAGTGAAGGGCTGGATGCTGCCCGAAATGCCCG gcctgatCACCGACATCCTGCTGTCTCTGGATGACCGCTTCCTCTACTTCAGCAACTGGCTGCATGGGGACCTGCGGCAGTATGACATCTCTGACCCTCAGAGGCCCCGCCTCACGGGACAG ctcttCCTTGGGGGCAGCATTGTTAAGGGAGGGCCTGTGCAAGTGCTGGAGGACCAGGAGCTAAAATCCCAGCCAGAGCCCCTGGTGGTCAAG GGGAAACGGGTACCCGGAGGCCCTCAGATGATCCAGCTGAGCCTAGACGGGAAACGTCTGTACGTCACCACATCTCTGTACAGTGCCTGGGACAAGCAGTTTTACCCTGATCTCATCAG GGAAGGCTCTGTGATGCTGCAGATCGATGTAGACACAGTAAAGGGAGGCCTGAAGTTGAACCCCAACTTCCTGGTGGACTTTGGGAAGGAGCCCCTAGGTCCGGCCCTGGCCCATGAGCTCCGCTACCCCGGGGGTGACTGCAGCTCTGACATTTGGGTCTGA
- the SELENBP1 gene encoding methanethiol oxidase isoform X2, with protein MHTCIRALRAGEDGGGDRARVRTGPGPARATKCEKCGPGYPTPLEAMKGPREEIIYLPCIYRNTGIEAPDYLATVDVDPKSPHYCQVIHRLPMPNLKDELHHSGWNTCSSCFGDSTKSRTKLMLPCLMSSRIYVVDVGSEPRAPKLHKVIEAEDIHAKCDLGYVHTSHCLASGEVMVSSLGDPKGNGKGGFVLLDGETFEVKGTWERPGGAAPMGYDFWYQPRHNVMISSEWAAPNVFRDGFNPADVEAGLYGSHLHVWDWQRHEIVQTLPLQDGLIPLEVRFLHNPDAAQGFVGCALSSTIQRFYKNQGGTWSVEKVIQVPPKKVKGWMLPEMPGLITDILLSLDDRFLYFSNWLHGDLRQYDISDPQRPRLTGQLFLGGSIVKGGPVQVLEDQELKSQPEPLVVKGKRVPGGPQMIQLSLDGKRLYVTTSLYSAWDKQFYPDLIREGSVMLQIDVDTVKGGLKLNPNFLVDFGKEPLGPALAHELRYPGGDCSSDIWV; from the exons atgcacacatgcatcaGGGCTCTGAGGGCCGGGGAGGATGGTGGCGGTGACAGGGCCAGAGTCAGGACAGGACCTGGGCCAGCACGTG CTACAAAGTGTGAGAAGTGTGGACCGGGCTACCCTACCCCTCTGGAGGCCATGAAAG GACCCAGGGAAGAGATTATCTACCTGCCCTGTATTTACCGAAACACAGGCATTGAGGCCCCGGATTATTTGGCCACCGTGGACGTTGACCCCAAGTCTCCCCACTATTGCCAG GTCATCCACCGGCTGCCCATGCCCAACCTGAAGGACGAACTGCATCACTCAGGATGGAACACCTGCAGCAGCTGCTTCGGGGACAGCACCAAGTCCCGCACCAAGCTGATGCTGCCCTGTCTCATGTCCTCCCGCATCTATGTGGTGGATGTGGGCTCCGAGCCCCGTGCCCCAAAGCTACACAAG GTCATTGAGGCTGAAGACATCCATGCCAAGTGTGACCTGGGCTACGTCCATACCAGCCACTGCCTGGCTAGCGGGGAGGTGATGGTCAGCTCCCTGGGAGACCCCAAGGGCAATGGCAAAG GGGGTTTCGTGCTGCTGGATGGAGAGACATTCGAGGTGAAGGGAACATGGGAACGGCCTGGGGGCGCTGCACCCATGGGCTATGACTTCTGGTACCAGCCTCGACACAATGTCATGATCAGCAGTGAATGGGCGGCTCCCAATGTCTTTCGAGATGGCTTCAACCCCGCTGATGTAGAGGCAG GGCTGTATGGAAGCCATTTACACGTGTGGGACTGGCAGCGCCATGAGATCGTGCAGACCCTGCCCCTGCAGGACGGGCTCATCCCCCTGGAGGTCCGCTTCCTGCACAACCCAGATGCGGCCCAGGGCTTCGTGGGCTGTGCCCTCAGCTCCACCATCCAGCGCTTCTACAAGAATCAG GGAGGTACTTGGTCAGTGGAGAaggtcatccaggtgccccccaagaaAGTGAAGGGCTGGATGCTGCCCGAAATGCCCG gcctgatCACCGACATCCTGCTGTCTCTGGATGACCGCTTCCTCTACTTCAGCAACTGGCTGCATGGGGACCTGCGGCAGTATGACATCTCTGACCCTCAGAGGCCCCGCCTCACGGGACAG ctcttCCTTGGGGGCAGCATTGTTAAGGGAGGGCCTGTGCAAGTGCTGGAGGACCAGGAGCTAAAATCCCAGCCAGAGCCCCTGGTGGTCAAG GGGAAACGGGTACCCGGAGGCCCTCAGATGATCCAGCTGAGCCTAGACGGGAAACGTCTGTACGTCACCACATCTCTGTACAGTGCCTGGGACAAGCAGTTTTACCCTGATCTCATCAG GGAAGGCTCTGTGATGCTGCAGATCGATGTAGACACAGTAAAGGGAGGCCTGAAGTTGAACCCCAACTTCCTGGTGGACTTTGGGAAGGAGCCCCTAGGTCCGGCCCTGGCCCATGAGCTCCGCTACCCCGGGGGTGACTGCAGCTCTGACATTTGGGTCTGA